From one Nocardioides scoriae genomic stretch:
- a CDS encoding YibE/F family protein, with translation MTGRHAHAHSHLDAPDGPDVGSRPGARRALLAFLGVAGLATVLGLVLLWPQGDARVEDASAAFVAPGVTFQSAEVTDVAEACPAPQPAGGTGGTGSDPAAPTPGTSRGDVERQQGCGQVSARVLTGDEAGTEVTVGVPPEVSRSGLRSGDRVQLLQVPSQAGTETPFSFVNVERNAPIGWLALAFVVVVALVARLRGLLALVGLGVGALVLVRFVLPALLEGGDGLLVAMTGSSAIMFVVLYLAHGVSVRTSAALAGTLLGVAVTAAIGILAIDRTRLTGVSDETGQLLATFLTDLDFQGLLTCAVIVAGLGVLNDVTITQASAVWELRAVAPELGRAELFTRGMRIGRDHIASTIYTIVFAYSGAALSVLLLLSFYERPALSLVSTEDFAEEIVRTLASGIGLVLAVPITTAIAALTVEAARPRDTADA, from the coding sequence GTGACCGGTCGCCACGCCCACGCGCACAGCCACCTCGACGCTCCCGACGGCCCGGACGTCGGGTCCCGGCCCGGCGCCCGGCGGGCGCTGCTGGCCTTCCTCGGGGTGGCCGGCCTGGCCACGGTCCTGGGCCTGGTGCTGCTGTGGCCGCAGGGCGACGCCCGGGTCGAGGACGCCTCCGCGGCCTTCGTCGCCCCCGGCGTCACCTTCCAGTCGGCCGAGGTCACCGACGTGGCCGAGGCGTGCCCCGCCCCGCAGCCCGCCGGCGGCACCGGCGGCACCGGCTCGGACCCCGCCGCGCCGACACCGGGCACCTCGCGGGGCGACGTCGAGCGCCAGCAGGGCTGCGGCCAGGTCAGCGCCCGGGTGCTGACCGGTGACGAGGCCGGCACCGAGGTCACCGTCGGGGTGCCGCCCGAGGTCAGCCGCTCGGGCCTGCGGTCCGGCGACCGGGTGCAGCTGCTCCAGGTGCCCTCCCAGGCCGGCACCGAGACGCCGTTCTCGTTCGTCAACGTCGAGCGCAACGCGCCGATCGGGTGGCTGGCGCTGGCCTTCGTCGTCGTGGTCGCGCTGGTGGCGCGGCTGCGCGGGCTGCTGGCCCTGGTCGGCCTCGGGGTCGGTGCCCTCGTCCTGGTGCGCTTCGTGCTGCCGGCGCTGCTGGAGGGCGGCGACGGCCTGCTGGTGGCGATGACCGGGTCCTCGGCCATCATGTTCGTGGTCCTCTACCTGGCCCACGGCGTCTCGGTCCGCACCAGCGCGGCGCTCGCCGGCACCCTGCTCGGCGTCGCGGTCACCGCCGCCATCGGGATCCTGGCCATCGACCGCACCCGCCTGACCGGCGTCTCCGACGAGACCGGCCAGCTGCTCGCGACCTTCCTCACCGACCTCGACTTCCAGGGCCTGCTGACCTGCGCGGTCATCGTGGCGGGGCTCGGCGTGCTCAACGACGTCACCATCACCCAGGCCTCGGCCGTGTGGGAGCTGCGGGCCGTGGCGCCCGAGCTGGGACGGGCCGAGCTGTTCACCCGCGGCATGCGGATCGGGCGCGACCACATCGCCTCGACGATCTACACCATCGTGTTCGCCTACTCCGGCGCCGCGCTCTCGGTGCTGCTGCTCCTCTCCTTCTACGAGCGGCCGGCGCTGTCCCTGGTCTCGACCGAGGACTTCGCCGAGGAGATCGTGCGCACCCTGGCCTCGGGCATCGGGCTGGTCCTGGCCGTGCCGATCACGACCGCCATCGCCGCGCTCACCGTCGAGGCGGCCCGCCCCCGCGACACCGCGGACGCCTGA
- a CDS encoding DUF2087 domain-containing protein, with product MGTTSGPTDADVVGRFVQDGRLVIMPTRRSKLRLVLDHLAQSFEPGREYAETQVNEILRGFHDDVAALRRHLVDEGFLAREGGVYHRSGGSVTF from the coding sequence ATGGGGACGACCTCGGGACCGACCGACGCCGACGTGGTCGGCCGCTTCGTGCAGGACGGGCGGCTGGTGATCATGCCGACCCGGCGGAGCAAGCTGCGGCTGGTGCTCGACCACCTGGCGCAGTCCTTCGAGCCCGGCCGGGAGTACGCCGAGACGCAGGTCAACGAGATCCTCCGCGGCTTCCACGACGACGTCGCCGCGCTGCGCCGCCACCTCGTCGACGAGGGCTTCCTGGCCCGCGAGGGTGGCGTCTACCACCGCTCCGGCGGCTCGGTCACGTTCTGA
- a CDS encoding 3-methyladenine DNA glycosylase produces MEDLTRDDWLARAEAHARRVDTWVVPHLERRRRGEKHPVHDFLFGYYSQSPAAFRRWHPGFGVRLLDAPELADRKGYAATVGPDEADAAGVGGPGLSVTPEVLLSRLPLVEATRRLLVATAGRPPTLGCFGLHEWAMVHRLPADGVRHDWPLRLGGEGTDRVVESHRIGCSHFDAFRFFTDTARPLNTLSPGRDDREAHEQPGCLHAGMDLYKHAFRLTPLVPSELVADCFALAWEIRELDMRASPYDFAGLGLVPVRIETPAGKQEYAAAQRDFAERGAPLRARLVAACDDLLAHADALTPARRPAP; encoded by the coding sequence GTGGAGGACCTCACCCGGGACGACTGGCTGGCGCGCGCCGAGGCGCACGCCCGACGGGTCGACACCTGGGTGGTGCCCCACCTCGAGCGCCGCCGCCGGGGCGAGAAGCACCCGGTCCACGACTTCCTGTTCGGCTACTACTCCCAGTCGCCGGCCGCGTTCCGGCGCTGGCACCCCGGGTTCGGCGTGCGCCTGCTGGACGCGCCGGAGCTCGCCGACCGGAAGGGGTACGCCGCGACGGTCGGCCCGGACGAGGCGGACGCCGCCGGCGTGGGAGGTCCCGGGCTGTCGGTCACCCCCGAGGTCCTGCTCTCCCGGCTCCCGCTCGTGGAGGCGACGCGGCGGCTGCTGGTCGCCACGGCGGGGAGGCCGCCCACGCTGGGGTGCTTCGGGCTGCACGAGTGGGCGATGGTGCACCGGCTGCCCGCCGACGGGGTCCGCCACGACTGGCCGCTGCGCCTGGGCGGCGAGGGCACCGACCGGGTGGTGGAGAGCCACCGCATCGGCTGCTCCCACTTCGACGCGTTCCGGTTCTTCACCGACACCGCGCGGCCGCTCAACACCCTCTCCCCCGGCCGCGACGACCGGGAGGCGCACGAGCAGCCGGGCTGCCTGCACGCCGGGATGGACCTCTACAAGCACGCGTTCCGGCTGACGCCGCTGGTGCCCTCCGAGCTGGTCGCCGACTGCTTCGCCCTGGCGTGGGAGATCCGCGAGCTCGACATGCGGGCCTCGCCGTACGACTTCGCCGGCCTCGGCCTCGTGCCGGTGCGGATCGAGACCCCCGCCGGCAAGCAGGAGTACGCCGCCGCGCAGCGCGACTTCGCCGAGCGCGGCGCCCCGCTCCGCGCTCGCCTCGTCGCCGCCTGCGACGACCTGCTGGCGCACGCGGACGCGCTCACCCCGGCGCGACGACCCGCACCCTGA
- a CDS encoding fumarylacetoacetate hydrolase family protein, whose translation MRIARFTTGDDPRFGLVTGDPSTGDDLDVSDPDALVTVLAGDPLYVGIEPTQEQVRLADVRLLSPVLPRSKVVGIGRNYAAHAAEMGGEVPDEPLMFLKPNTSVIGPGDPIFYPRQTQNLHYEGELAVVIGRICRDVPKERWADVVHGFTIGNDVTARDLQKKDGQFTRAKGFDSFCPLGPWIETELDVSDLRVQTFLEGEVRQDGRTSDLIFDVPTLIAHVSSVMTLLPGDVILTGTPEGVGPMEVGDEVEIVVQGIGSLTNKVAAR comes from the coding sequence GTGCGTATCGCGAGATTCACCACGGGGGACGACCCCCGCTTCGGCCTTGTCACCGGCGACCCGAGCACGGGGGACGACCTCGACGTCTCCGACCCGGACGCCCTCGTCACCGTCCTCGCGGGCGACCCGCTCTACGTCGGCATCGAGCCGACGCAGGAGCAGGTCCGGCTCGCGGACGTGCGGCTCCTCTCCCCGGTGCTGCCGCGGAGCAAGGTGGTGGGGATCGGCCGCAACTACGCCGCCCACGCCGCCGAGATGGGGGGTGAGGTGCCCGACGAGCCGCTGATGTTCCTCAAGCCCAACACCTCGGTGATCGGTCCGGGCGACCCGATCTTCTACCCCCGCCAGACCCAGAATCTGCACTACGAGGGCGAGCTGGCCGTCGTCATCGGCCGCATCTGCCGCGACGTGCCGAAGGAGAGGTGGGCCGACGTGGTCCACGGCTTCACGATCGGCAACGACGTGACCGCCCGCGACCTGCAGAAGAAGGACGGCCAGTTCACGCGGGCCAAGGGCTTCGACTCCTTCTGCCCGCTCGGGCCCTGGATCGAGACCGAGCTCGACGTGAGCGACCTGCGGGTGCAGACGTTCCTCGAGGGCGAGGTCCGCCAGGACGGCCGCACCTCCGACCTGATCTTCGACGTCCCCACCCTGATCGCCCACGTCAGCAGCGTGATGACGCTGCTGCCCGGCGACGTGATCCTCACCGGCACCCCCGAGGGTGTCGGTCCCATGGAGGTCGGTGACGAGGTCGAGATCGTCGTCCAGGGCATCGGCTCGCTGACCAACAAGGTGGCCGCCCGATGA
- the gltX gene encoding glutamate--tRNA ligase, with product MSADDVTGGRPVRVRMAPSPTGSPHVGLARTALYNWAFARHHGGTFVFRIEDTDLARNTQESYDGLFEVMRWLGLDWDEGPDVGGPHAPYRQSERSEIYTDALARLKGSSRTYDCYCTNEEVDARRKASGSKVMGYDGFCRELTPEQVAAFEAEGRAPVVRFRMPDGEITFDDLVRGEITFSTEHVPDFALARANGQPLYTLVNPVDDALMEITHVLRGEDLLSSTPRQVALYDALVEVGIATGTPRFGHLPYVMGQGNKKLSKRDPEAHLLAYRDQGFLPEGLLNYLALLGWAIAEDRDVFTLEEMVAAFDVRRVNPNPARFDVKKADAINAAHMRMLTLEDMTARVTPYLQEAGVLSDPVTDAEAERLAAAMPLVHERMNKLTEAADMLGFLFTDEVAYDEADVAKLLAGDGGAVVEAAERALSGLAEWTTPAIEEALRVALVEERGLKPRNAFGPVRVAVTGRKVSPPLFESLELLGREESLARLAGAPRPAAGADA from the coding sequence ATGAGCGCCGACGACGTCACCGGCGGCCGGCCCGTCCGGGTCCGGATGGCCCCCAGCCCGACCGGGTCGCCCCACGTCGGCCTGGCCCGCACCGCCCTCTACAACTGGGCCTTCGCGCGCCACCACGGCGGCACCTTCGTCTTCCGCATCGAGGACACCGACCTCGCGCGCAACACCCAGGAGTCCTACGACGGGCTCTTCGAGGTGATGCGCTGGCTGGGCCTCGACTGGGACGAGGGGCCCGACGTCGGCGGCCCGCACGCGCCGTACCGCCAGAGCGAGCGGAGCGAGATCTACACCGACGCGCTGGCGCGGCTCAAGGGGTCCTCGCGCACCTACGACTGCTACTGCACCAACGAGGAGGTCGACGCGCGCCGCAAGGCCTCGGGCTCCAAGGTGATGGGCTACGACGGCTTCTGCCGCGAGCTCACCCCGGAGCAGGTGGCGGCGTTCGAGGCCGAGGGCCGGGCGCCGGTCGTGCGGTTCCGGATGCCCGACGGCGAGATCACCTTCGACGACCTGGTGCGCGGCGAGATCACCTTCTCGACCGAGCACGTGCCCGACTTCGCGCTGGCGCGGGCCAACGGCCAGCCGCTCTACACCCTGGTCAACCCCGTCGACGACGCGCTCATGGAGATCACCCACGTGCTGCGCGGCGAGGACCTGCTCTCCAGCACCCCCCGCCAGGTGGCGCTCTACGACGCCCTCGTCGAGGTCGGCATCGCCACCGGCACGCCGCGCTTCGGACACCTGCCCTACGTCATGGGCCAGGGCAACAAGAAGCTCTCCAAGCGCGACCCCGAGGCCCACCTGCTGGCCTACCGCGACCAGGGGTTCCTGCCGGAGGGGCTGCTCAACTACCTCGCGCTGCTCGGCTGGGCCATCGCCGAGGACCGCGACGTGTTCACCCTCGAGGAGATGGTGGCCGCCTTCGACGTCCGGCGCGTCAACCCCAACCCGGCCCGCTTCGACGTCAAGAAGGCCGACGCCATCAACGCGGCCCACATGCGGATGCTCACCCTGGAGGACATGACCGCCCGCGTCACGCCGTACCTCCAGGAGGCCGGGGTGCTCTCCGACCCGGTGACCGACGCCGAGGCCGAGCGCCTCGCCGCCGCGATGCCGCTGGTGCACGAGCGGATGAACAAGCTGACCGAGGCCGCCGACATGCTGGGCTTCCTGTTCACCGACGAGGTGGCCTACGACGAGGCCGACGTCGCGAAGCTGCTGGCCGGCGACGGGGGAGCCGTGGTCGAGGCCGCCGAGCGGGCGCTCTCCGGGCTGGCCGAGTGGACCACCCCCGCGATCGAGGAGGCGCTGCGCGTCGCCCTGGTCGAGGAGAGGGGCCTCAAGCCGCGCAACGCCTTCGGGCCGGTGCGGGTGGCCGTCACGGGCCGCAAGGTCTCCCCGCCGCTGTTCGAGTCGCTGGAGCTGCTGGGACGCGAGGAGTCCCTGGCCCGGCTGGCCGGCGCCCCCCGTCCTGCGGCAGGAGCCGACGCGTGA
- a CDS encoding CPBP family intramembrane glutamic endopeptidase yields MSGSWPPPGAQPPAAGGQPPAYGQQPYGQQPYGQPPYAGPQVPQRPGHPHAEPRTYPLMLRTWTYAAWKPILGIFVMAVGGLIVFPILLLPVLVVGVALEGGQGPFLQRVSDAASLESVTPSSMLYINLALASLIVLAMLLVRFLHGLRPRWLASVQPGIRWKFLLVCVGLSVVALAASLVTSALLPQDPQELSGSPAFPTGQLAVTAVVILLTTPLQAIGEEYAFRGYLMQAFGSLFGNPWVALVLTSLLFGLAHGTQNFPLFFDRFAFGMIAGATVILVGGLEAGIALHVLNNLVAFGFAIAYDQLQGSLTVSEASWWQLPVTVVQNGLYLVLVLLVARRMGLRRTTAPPVAEGRQDAVAGAPAS; encoded by the coding sequence GTGAGCGGCTCCTGGCCGCCGCCGGGGGCCCAGCCGCCGGCAGCAGGGGGGCAGCCGCCGGCGTACGGCCAGCAGCCCTACGGCCAGCAGCCCTACGGCCAGCCGCCGTACGCCGGGCCGCAGGTCCCGCAGCGCCCCGGCCACCCCCACGCCGAGCCGCGCACCTACCCGCTGATGCTGCGCACGTGGACCTACGCCGCCTGGAAGCCGATCCTCGGCATCTTCGTCATGGCGGTCGGTGGTCTCATCGTGTTCCCGATCCTGCTGCTGCCCGTCCTGGTGGTGGGCGTGGCGCTCGAGGGGGGCCAGGGGCCGTTCCTGCAGCGGGTCTCCGACGCCGCGTCGCTGGAGTCGGTGACGCCGTCCTCGATGCTCTACATCAACCTGGCGCTGGCCTCGCTGATCGTGCTGGCCATGCTGCTGGTGCGCTTCCTGCACGGCCTGCGACCGCGCTGGCTGGCCTCGGTGCAGCCCGGCATCCGGTGGAAGTTCCTGCTGGTCTGCGTGGGCCTCTCGGTGGTCGCGCTGGCGGCCTCGCTGGTCACCTCGGCGCTGCTCCCGCAGGACCCGCAGGAGCTCTCGGGCTCCCCGGCGTTCCCGACCGGTCAGCTCGCCGTCACCGCGGTCGTCATCCTGCTCACGACGCCGCTGCAGGCGATCGGCGAGGAGTACGCCTTCCGCGGCTACCTGATGCAGGCCTTCGGCTCGCTGTTCGGCAACCCGTGGGTGGCGCTGGTGCTGACCTCGCTGCTGTTCGGCCTGGCCCACGGCACCCAGAACTTCCCGCTGTTCTTCGACCGCTTCGCCTTCGGGATGATCGCCGGAGCCACCGTGATCCTCGTCGGGGGCCTGGAGGCCGGCATCGCCCTGCACGTGCTCAACAACCTGGTGGCCTTCGGCTTCGCGATCGCCTACGACCAGCTCCAGGGGTCGCTGACGGTCTCCGAGGCGTCGTGGTGGCAGCTGCCGGTCACGGTCGTCCAGAACGGCCTCTACCTGGTGCTGGTGCTGCTCGTGGCCAGGCGGATGGGGCTGCGCCGCACCACCGCGCCGCCGGTCGCCGAGGGGCGCCAGGACGCGGTCGCGGGAGCTCCCGCGTCGTGA
- a CDS encoding AlkA N-terminal domain-containing protein, with translation MTTTEPREGRPGDDPDWEARYRAVQGRDRRFDGMFYTAVRTTGIYCRPSCPATTPQRRNVDFYATAAGAQEAGFRACRRCLPDATPGSPQWDVVADAAGRAMRLVADGVVEREGVEGLAARMGYSVRQLHRVVTGEYGAGPLALARSRRVQTARVLVETTDLRFADVAFAAGFASVRQFNDTVREVYAATPRELRASARGREHTRGAGPPSASPGTLRVRVAVREPFAAEDLHWFLAVHVVPGLEAVGDGWYERAVRLPHGPGVVRVELGDRPPGVVPCTLTLADVRDLAPATERARRLLDADCDPVAVDAALAQDRALAPLVHARPGLRVPGQLEPAEVAVQTVLGQQVSLASARTATTRLVAAHGEPLGLAGDHEVSRLFPTMATLAALDPEDPDVLRMPRARARALTTLAAALDAGEVRLDRSLDRPAAREAMLALRGIGPWTADYVAMRALGDPDAFLPTDIGVRNAARHLGIDDVVARSETWRPWRSYALMRLWSVVLDQLRERITTATTTATTTSTRHAPELEEER, from the coding sequence GTGACCACGACGGAGCCCCGCGAGGGCCGGCCCGGGGACGACCCCGACTGGGAGGCGCGCTACCGCGCCGTGCAGGGCCGCGACCGGCGCTTCGACGGCATGTTCTACACCGCGGTGCGGACCACCGGCATCTACTGCCGGCCCTCGTGCCCGGCCACCACCCCGCAGCGCCGCAACGTCGACTTCTACGCCACCGCGGCCGGCGCCCAGGAGGCCGGCTTCCGGGCCTGCCGCCGCTGCCTGCCGGACGCCACGCCGGGCTCCCCGCAGTGGGACGTGGTGGCCGACGCCGCCGGACGTGCGATGCGCCTGGTCGCCGACGGCGTCGTCGAGCGCGAGGGCGTGGAGGGCCTGGCCGCGCGGATGGGCTACTCGGTGCGGCAGCTGCACCGCGTGGTCACCGGGGAGTACGGCGCGGGCCCGCTCGCCCTGGCCCGCTCGCGCCGCGTGCAGACCGCCCGGGTCCTCGTCGAGACCACCGACCTGCGCTTCGCCGACGTCGCGTTCGCGGCCGGGTTCGCCAGCGTGCGGCAGTTCAACGACACCGTGCGCGAGGTGTACGCCGCGACGCCCCGCGAGCTGCGCGCCTCCGCCCGGGGGCGCGAGCACACCCGTGGGGCCGGCCCCCCGTCCGCCTCGCCGGGCACGCTGCGCGTGCGGGTCGCGGTGCGCGAGCCCTTCGCCGCCGAGGACCTGCACTGGTTCCTCGCGGTCCACGTCGTGCCGGGGCTCGAGGCGGTCGGCGACGGCTGGTACGAGCGGGCCGTGCGGCTGCCGCACGGCCCCGGCGTGGTGCGGGTCGAGCTCGGCGACCGCCCGCCCGGGGTGGTGCCCTGCACGCTCACCCTGGCCGACGTGCGCGACCTGGCGCCGGCCACGGAGCGGGCCCGGCGGTTGCTGGACGCCGACTGCGACCCCGTCGCCGTCGACGCCGCCCTGGCCCAGGACCGGGCCCTGGCGCCCCTGGTGCACGCCCGGCCCGGCCTGCGCGTGCCCGGGCAGCTGGAGCCGGCCGAGGTGGCCGTCCAGACGGTCCTGGGGCAGCAGGTCAGCCTGGCCTCGGCCCGCACCGCCACCACCCGGCTGGTCGCGGCCCACGGCGAGCCGCTCGGGCTGGCCGGCGACCACGAGGTGTCGCGGCTGTTCCCGACGATGGCCACCCTGGCGGCCCTGGACCCCGAGGACCCCGACGTGCTGCGGATGCCCCGTGCCCGGGCCCGGGCCCTGACCACGCTGGCGGCGGCGCTGGACGCCGGTGAGGTGCGCCTGGACCGCAGCCTGGACCGCCCGGCCGCGCGCGAGGCGATGCTGGCGCTGCGCGGCATCGGCCCCTGGACGGCCGACTACGTCGCGATGCGCGCCCTCGGCGACCCCGACGCCTTCCTGCCGACCGACATCGGGGTGCGCAACGCGGCGCGACACCTCGGCATCGACGACGTGGTCGCCCGCAGCGAGACCTGGCGGCCGTGGCGCAGCTACGCCCTGATGCGGCTGTGGTCGGTGGTGCTCGACCAGCTGCGCGAGCGCATCACGACCGCCACCACGACCGCCACGACCACCAGCACCCGGCACGCCCCCGAGCTCGAGGAGGAGCGATGA
- a CDS encoding methylated-DNA--[protein]-cysteine S-methyltransferase — protein sequence MSTTTSPTTPATSGAATSWTEVGSPIGPLRLVARGGALVAIEFSPYPPADVGPAIGERDDEEPVLVATREQLAAYFAGEREDFDLPLAPVGTAFQQRVWTELRGIGYGRTASYGEVARRLGMTAAASRAVGLANGRNPIPVVVPCHRVIGANGTLTGYAGGLERKQQLLSLEQRGLF from the coding sequence ATGAGCACGACCACCAGCCCCACGACCCCCGCAACCTCCGGCGCGGCGACCTCCTGGACCGAGGTGGGGTCGCCGATCGGCCCGTTGCGGCTGGTCGCGCGCGGCGGCGCGCTGGTCGCCATCGAGTTCAGCCCCTACCCGCCGGCCGACGTCGGCCCGGCCATCGGGGAGCGCGACGACGAGGAGCCGGTCCTGGTCGCCACCCGCGAGCAGCTGGCGGCGTACTTCGCGGGGGAGCGGGAGGACTTCGACCTGCCGCTCGCGCCCGTCGGGACGGCCTTCCAGCAGCGGGTCTGGACCGAGCTGAGGGGGATCGGCTACGGCCGGACCGCGTCGTACGGCGAGGTCGCCCGGCGCCTGGGCATGACCGCCGCCGCCTCGCGCGCCGTCGGGCTGGCCAACGGGCGCAACCCGATCCCGGTCGTGGTGCCGTGCCACCGGGTGATCGGGGCGAACGGGACCCTCACCGGCTACGCCGGCGGCCTGGAGCGCAAGCAGCAGCTGCTGAGCCTGGAGCAGCGCGGGCTGTTCTGA
- a CDS encoding cation diffusion facilitator family transporter, with product MSDESTGTVLLAGAANVSIAIAKLVGGLVSGSTAMLAEAAHSFADTLNELFLLAALKRSKKPADRQHPFGYGMERYFWALIAAVGIFVLGGGYSIFEGVRAMLTPEELGPLTIPYVVLALSFVFEGISWLKAVRQLRGEAQERDRGFFEHLRITPDPTVKTVAFEDTAALVGIVLAAAGITLHHYTEQGFWDGLASVLIGVLLVAVAYALGQQNKSALIGEALPGGTEDAIRRTIADSPGIDHVVELLTMRMSPDEVIVAARVDLDDTSSVAELEEAADEVERRLRADHPEVRHVFLDPTDSPAADDRVHRD from the coding sequence ATGTCGGACGAGTCCACCGGAACCGTGCTCCTGGCCGGTGCGGCCAACGTGTCGATCGCGATCGCGAAGCTGGTCGGGGGCCTGGTCTCCGGGTCGACCGCCATGCTGGCCGAGGCGGCGCACTCCTTCGCCGACACCCTCAACGAGCTGTTCCTGCTCGCGGCGCTCAAGCGCAGCAAGAAGCCGGCCGACCGGCAGCACCCGTTCGGCTACGGGATGGAGCGCTACTTCTGGGCCCTGATCGCCGCCGTCGGCATCTTCGTGCTGGGCGGCGGCTACTCGATCTTCGAGGGCGTCCGGGCGATGCTCACCCCCGAGGAGCTCGGCCCGCTGACCATCCCCTACGTCGTGCTCGCCCTCAGCTTCGTCTTCGAGGGCATCTCGTGGCTCAAGGCGGTCCGCCAGCTGCGCGGCGAGGCCCAGGAGCGCGACCGCGGCTTCTTCGAGCACCTGCGGATCACGCCCGACCCCACGGTCAAGACGGTCGCCTTCGAGGACACCGCCGCCCTGGTCGGCATCGTGCTGGCCGCGGCCGGCATCACGCTCCACCACTACACCGAGCAGGGCTTCTGGGACGGCCTCGCGTCGGTCCTCATCGGCGTGCTCCTGGTCGCCGTGGCGTACGCCCTGGGCCAGCAGAACAAGAGCGCGCTCATCGGCGAGGCGCTGCCCGGCGGGACCGAGGACGCCATCCGGCGCACCATCGCCGACTCCCCGGGCATCGACCACGTGGTCGAGCTGCTGACGATGCGGATGAGCCCCGACGAGGTGATCGTCGCGGCCCGGGTGGACCTCGACGACACCTCGTCGGTGGCCGAGCTGGAGGAGGCCGCCGACGAGGTCGAGCGCCGGCTGCGCGCCGACCACCCCGAGGTGCGCCACGTCTTCCTCGACCCGACCGACTCCCCGGCAGCAGACGACCGGGTGCACCGGGACTGA
- a CDS encoding IclR family transcriptional regulator, whose amino-acid sequence MDNTSGVGVLDKAALVLTALESGPATLAGLVAGTGLARPTAHRLAVALEHHRLVARDMQGRFVLGPRLSELSAAAGEDRLLATAGPVLARLRDITGESAQLWRRQGEHRVCVAAAERPSGLRDTIPVGSQLTMRAGSAAQVLLAWEDPERMHRGLQNAAFSATALAGIRRRGWAQSVGEREQGVASVSAPVRSPSGKIIAAVSVSGPLERLSRQPGRMHAPAVLAAAERLSESLRRSSAD is encoded by the coding sequence ATGGACAACACAAGTGGAGTCGGCGTCCTCGACAAGGCCGCCCTCGTGCTGACGGCCCTCGAGTCCGGACCCGCGACCCTCGCCGGCCTCGTCGCCGGGACCGGCCTCGCCCGCCCCACGGCGCACCGCCTCGCGGTCGCGCTGGAGCACCACCGGCTCGTGGCCCGCGACATGCAGGGCCGCTTCGTCCTCGGCCCCCGGCTGTCCGAGCTGTCGGCCGCCGCCGGCGAGGACCGGCTGCTCGCGACCGCCGGCCCGGTGCTCGCGCGGCTGCGCGACATCACGGGCGAGTCCGCCCAGCTGTGGCGCCGCCAGGGCGAGCACCGCGTGTGCGTCGCCGCGGCCGAGCGCCCCAGCGGCCTGCGCGACACCATCCCCGTCGGCTCCCAGCTGACCATGCGCGCCGGCTCCGCCGCCCAGGTCCTGCTCGCGTGGGAGGACCCCGAGCGGATGCACCGCGGCCTGCAGAACGCCGCCTTCTCCGCCACCGCCCTGGCCGGCATCCGCCGCCGCGGCTGGGCCCAGTCGGTGGGCGAGCGCGAGCAGGGCGTCGCGTCGGTCTCGGCCCCGGTGCGCTCCCCCAGCGGCAAGATCATCGCCGCCGTGTCCGTCTCCGGCCCGCTCGAGCGGCTCTCCCGCCAGCCCGGCCGGATGCACGCCCCCGCCGTCCTCGCCGCCGCCGAGCGGCTCTCGGAGTCGCTGCGTCGGTCGTCGGCGGACTGA